A section of the Pygocentrus nattereri isolate fPygNat1 chromosome 18, fPygNat1.pri, whole genome shotgun sequence genome encodes:
- the srsf9 gene encoding serine/arginine-rich splicing factor 9, translated as MADGRIYVGNLPMDVQERDIEDLFFKYGKIRDIELKNNRGTIPFAFVRFEDPRDAEDAVYGRNGYGFGDCKLRVEYPRSSGSKFSGPVGGGPRGRFGPPSRRSEFRVIVTGLPPTGSWQDLKDHMREAGDVCFADVQRDGEGVVEFLRREDMEYALRRLDGTEFRSHQGETAYIRVLEERGTSWGRSRSRSRSRGRYTPPYQSRGSPPPRYRSPPRYMSRHSPPPRRAPPQHHSPPPRHYR; from the exons ATGGCGGACGGGAGGATCTATGTGGGGAACCTTCCCATGGATGTGCAGGAGAGGGACATTGAGGATCTCTTCTTCAAATATGGAAAAATTCGGGATATCGAGCTGAAGAACAACCGAGGCACCATCCCGTTTGCCTTTGTTCGTTTTGAGGACCCACG GGATGCGGAGGATGCTGTCTATGGAAGGAATGGATATGGATTTGGAGACTGTAAGCTGCGTGTGGAATATCCTCGATCCTCAGGATCCAAATTTAGTGGACCTGTTGGAGGAGGACCAAGGGGAAGGTTTGGGCCTCCGTCACGCAGATCTGAGTTCCGGGTTATAGTCACTG GTCTTCCTCCTACTGGCAGTTGGCAGGACCTCAAAGATCACATGAGGGAGGCAGGAGACGTATGCTTTGCTGATGTTCAAAGGGACGGTGAGGGAGTTGTGGAATTCCTTCGGCGGGAAGATATGGAGTATGCCCTGCGTCGACTGGATGGGACAGAGTTCAGATCCCACCAg GGGGAGACCGCTTACATCAGAGTCCTGGAAGAGAGGGGTACAAGCTGGGGTCGTTCACGGTCCCGATCCAGGTCTCGTGGGCGCTATACACCTCCTTATCAGAGCAGAGGGTCCCCGCCTCCTCGCTACCGGTCCCCTCCACGTTATATGTCTCGTCATAGCCCTCCCCCTCGACGAGCCCCACCTCAGCATCACAGCCCACCCCCACGCCATTATCGGTAA